A stretch of Borrelia turcica IST7 DNA encodes these proteins:
- a CDS encoding M23 family metallopeptidase — translation MSFIILFNINVANDTALMGCYKREVFQGECTYFASNKNFKKLSLLSNNKKPILSSYPFKFKVDNKTYHIALLGITPMIKEGIREIEIEFENKKYIKEIEIKKFEFKKTTVKLDKKKATLFKRQKSAKAKEQALILWNIIGNIGDTTIYHYDTLVHPIKDQYRISSPYGDQRIYMQDNKKISKLTMHNGKDYATFKREKTPIFAAGRGKVVFARDREITGKTVIIQHLPGVFTIYLHLSKFGVTENKIVHTGEYIGHVGNTGISTGPHLHFEVRINGVAINPDFFLEHMLIDKNRIINHIKRIE, via the coding sequence ATGAGCTTCATTATTTTATTCAATATTAATGTAGCAAATGATACTGCATTAATGGGTTGTTATAAAAGAGAAGTTTTTCAAGGAGAATGCACTTACTTTGCAAGCAACAAAAATTTTAAAAAACTATCCCTATTAAGTAATAATAAAAAGCCTATTTTAAGCTCTTATCCCTTTAAATTTAAAGTAGATAACAAAACATATCATATAGCTCTACTAGGAATTACACCAATGATTAAAGAAGGAATAAGGGAAATTGAAATAGAATTTGAGAATAAAAAATACATCAAGGAAATAGAAATAAAAAAATTCGAATTTAAAAAAACAACTGTCAAGTTAGATAAAAAAAAAGCAACACTTTTTAAGCGTCAAAAGTCAGCAAAAGCCAAAGAACAAGCTCTCATATTATGGAATATAATTGGAAACATAGGAGACACAACAATATACCACTACGATACCTTAGTTCACCCTATCAAAGACCAATATAGAATAAGCAGTCCTTATGGAGACCAAAGAATTTATATGCAAGACAATAAAAAAATATCAAAACTCACAATGCATAACGGTAAAGATTATGCGACTTTTAAAAGAGAAAAAACACCTATTTTCGCAGCTGGCAGAGGGAAAGTAGTATTTGCAAGAGATAGGGAAATTACTGGAAAAACTGTAATTATTCAACACTTACCGGGTGTATTTACAATTTATTTACATCTATCAAAATTTGGAGTTACAGAAAACAAAATAGTTCACACAGGAGAATATATTGGACATGTTGGAAACACAGGAATTTCAACAGGACCTCATCTACACTTTGAAGTTAGAATTAATGGAGTTGCTATAAATCCAGATTTCTTCTTAGAACACATGCTTATTGACAAAAATAGAATAATCAATCATATTAAAAGAATAGAGTAA
- the rpsU gene encoding 30S ribosomal protein S21 — MVTVNVDKNEGLEKALKRFKRMIEKEAIIREWKRREYYEKPSTIRVKKEKAFKRKQAKKVRKLKQKIGRQ; from the coding sequence TTGGTAACTGTCAATGTGGACAAAAATGAAGGTCTAGAAAAAGCATTGAAACGTTTTAAAAGAATGATTGAGAAAGAAGCAATAATTCGAGAATGGAAAAGAAGAGAATACTATGAGAAGCCGTCCACCATTCGAGTGAAGAAAGAAAAAGCATTCAAAAGAAAACAAGCTAAAAAAGTCAGAAAATTAAAACAAAAAATTGGAAGACAATAA
- a CDS encoding DNA translocase FtsK codes for MKNFYQYFQFLFFFMLAIISFSLCVALTPIGNIFVFFIFNLIGQMLLNTFSFLSFYLILYPLVNWYVYKNNMLSKRFIFNWNYTVILFFTLTFWLKINSKLEGSNVINWFLSNFGIVLGNFFIFLVLILEFIIWIYLNYVFFKNTNFILDTVQFLGFKFKILFESLFAYFPFLSSLRVKKDIKVYEDFDNDLDKNEPSSERDNIINGEEYQALWSFNTFLRQSNKPSSVNLDKTVFDQSKGLDKTLLDERLMENQDLQDAQYDLDSDESRYKPLSKFDSNKLVASGKIKASDIRHKGIIDSIAKVSGENLLANRNNSDYFIDISVFDKREPKSETEDIEYEREIQKQSMILQETFKEFNINAKLIDVIKGPVVTMYAVRPDKGIKLSRITSISDNIALRLAAVRVRIIAPIPGKEAVGIEIPNKRREFILISEIIDSKEFRDNFKIPFALGKEISGGNVVFDLVNAPHLLIAGATGAGKSVCVNSLIASILFSKSPDEIKLIMIDPKIVELKLFNDIPHLLTPVITDVNRALEALRWCLDEMERRYVLLDNFLVRDINAYNRKIIEEGLNEVPLPYLVIIIDEFADLILSARKDLENLISRLAAMARAVGIHLVLATQRPSVDVITGVIKANFPSRISFMVASAMDSRIILGTSGAEKLLGRGDMLYVSPTTPFPQRIQGGFLNEKEVYRLVEEVKKFGAPNYIDDEIFIDSVGEADKVALDPSDEPMFEEALEIVRSTKKASASYLQRRLKIGYNRAARIIELMEEMGYVGPIKGSKPRDVFI; via the coding sequence ATGAAGAATTTTTATCAGTATTTTCAATTTTTGTTTTTTTTTATGTTGGCTATTATATCATTTTCTCTTTGTGTAGCATTAACTCCCATAGGGAATATATTTGTATTTTTTATTTTTAACTTAATAGGGCAAATGTTGCTAAATACTTTCTCATTTCTGTCATTTTATTTAATACTTTATCCTCTTGTAAATTGGTATGTTTATAAAAACAATATGCTTAGTAAGAGATTTATATTTAACTGGAACTATACAGTTATTTTATTTTTTACGCTAACATTTTGGTTAAAAATTAATTCTAAGCTTGAAGGTTCTAATGTTATTAATTGGTTTTTGAGTAATTTTGGAATAGTTCTTGGTAATTTTTTTATTTTTCTTGTTTTAATTTTAGAATTTATTATTTGGATTTATTTGAATTATGTCTTTTTCAAGAATACTAATTTTATACTAGATACGGTTCAGTTTTTAGGATTTAAGTTTAAAATCTTGTTTGAAAGTTTGTTTGCTTATTTTCCTTTTTTAAGCTCTTTAAGGGTTAAAAAAGACATTAAAGTATATGAAGATTTTGATAATGATTTGGATAAAAATGAACCTTCTAGTGAAAGGGATAATATTATTAATGGGGAAGAGTATCAAGCATTGTGGTCTTTTAATACATTTTTAAGACAGTCTAATAAACCTTCTAGTGTGAATTTAGATAAAACTGTTTTTGACCAGTCAAAGGGATTGGATAAGACATTATTAGATGAAAGACTAATGGAAAATCAAGATTTGCAAGATGCTCAATATGATTTAGATAGTGATGAATCTCGGTATAAACCGTTGTCAAAGTTTGATAGTAATAAGCTTGTAGCTAGTGGAAAAATTAAGGCTAGTGATATAAGGCATAAGGGAATAATAGATAGTATTGCTAAAGTTTCAGGTGAAAATTTATTAGCAAATAGAAACAATAGTGACTATTTTATAGATATTTCTGTTTTTGATAAAAGAGAGCCCAAGAGTGAGACAGAAGACATTGAGTATGAGAGAGAGATTCAAAAACAATCAATGATTTTACAGGAAACTTTTAAAGAATTTAATATTAATGCTAAGCTTATTGATGTTATTAAAGGCCCTGTTGTTACTATGTATGCTGTTCGTCCCGACAAGGGTATTAAGCTTTCAAGGATAACTTCTATATCGGATAACATTGCCCTAAGGCTTGCAGCAGTTAGAGTTCGGATTATCGCACCAATACCTGGCAAAGAAGCTGTAGGGATTGAAATTCCTAATAAAAGACGTGAGTTTATTTTAATCTCAGAGATAATAGATAGTAAAGAATTTAGAGATAATTTCAAAATTCCTTTTGCACTTGGTAAAGAAATTAGTGGAGGTAATGTTGTTTTTGATCTTGTTAATGCTCCTCACCTTTTAATAGCAGGTGCTACTGGGGCTGGTAAGTCAGTTTGTGTTAACTCGCTTATTGCTTCTATTCTTTTTTCTAAGTCACCAGATGAAATTAAACTTATAATGATAGATCCTAAAATAGTTGAACTTAAGCTTTTTAATGATATTCCACATTTGCTAACTCCTGTTATTACTGATGTAAATAGAGCTTTAGAGGCTCTTCGTTGGTGTCTTGATGAGATGGAGAGAAGATATGTACTTCTTGATAATTTTCTTGTCAGAGATATTAATGCTTATAATAGAAAAATAATAGAAGAGGGATTAAATGAAGTCCCTTTGCCTTATCTTGTAATTATTATTGATGAATTTGCAGATCTTATCCTTTCTGCAAGAAAAGATTTGGAGAATTTAATTTCTAGACTTGCAGCTATGGCTAGGGCTGTTGGAATACATTTGGTTCTTGCTACTCAAAGACCGTCTGTTGATGTTATTACGGGAGTAATAAAGGCTAATTTTCCTTCAAGAATTTCTTTTATGGTAGCTAGTGCTATGGATTCAAGGATAATTCTTGGAACTTCAGGTGCTGAGAAGCTTTTAGGAAGAGGGGATATGCTTTATGTTAGTCCTACTACTCCTTTCCCTCAAAGAATTCAAGGTGGATTTTTGAATGAAAAGGAAGTTTACAGATTAGTTGAAGAGGTGAAGAAATTTGGCGCTCCAAATTATATTGATGATGAGATATTTATTGATAGTGTAGGTGAGGCAGATAAGGTAGCTCTTGACCCTTCAGATGAACCTATGTTTGAAGAAGCTCTTGAGATTGTTCGTTCTACTAAGAAGGCCTCTGCTTCCTATCTGCAAAGACGACTCAAAATAGGGTACAATAGAGCTGCAAGGATTATTGAACTTATGGAAGAGATGGGATATGTAGGTCCTATAAAGGGCTCAAAACCACGAGATGTCTTTATTTAG
- a CDS encoding undecaprenyl-diphosphate phosphatase — translation MVNLFKIIILGIIQGITEFLPISSSGHLLLLKKFMGLEIPIVFDIYLHFATALVVMIYYRGRILELCLSLVRFFLRKNTVLDLENLKVILLILTITFITAFIGIFIGTFEGIFTLNIVLLNFVLTGILLLLLESRLLIFDFKNNVLFSGIFIGVMQGIGAMPGISRSGITIFASIFLGFSRPKACEISFLSLIPIVFGGLFLKRKELFALNMVFNIFEINLGAVIAFVIGLFSISLFVRILKGSKTYYFSAYLFALSSVVYFFF, via the coding sequence ATGGTTAATCTTTTTAAGATTATTATTTTAGGAATTATACAAGGAATTACTGAGTTTTTGCCTATATCTAGTTCAGGCCATTTATTACTTTTAAAAAAGTTCATGGGTCTTGAAATTCCAATAGTATTTGATATTTATTTGCACTTTGCAACTGCTTTGGTTGTAATGATTTATTATCGAGGGCGAATATTAGAGCTTTGTCTAAGTTTAGTAAGATTTTTTTTAAGAAAAAATACTGTATTGGATTTAGAGAATTTGAAGGTAATATTACTTATATTAACGATTACTTTTATCACAGCGTTTATTGGTATTTTTATAGGAACATTTGAAGGAATATTTACTCTTAATATAGTTTTACTGAACTTTGTTTTAACGGGTATTTTATTGTTATTACTTGAATCTAGGCTTTTGATTTTTGACTTTAAAAATAATGTTCTCTTTTCAGGGATTTTTATTGGGGTGATGCAGGGAATTGGTGCAATGCCAGGTATTTCTCGTTCAGGAATTACAATTTTTGCCTCAATTTTTCTTGGATTTAGCAGGCCAAAAGCATGCGAGATTTCATTTTTATCTTTGATTCCTATTGTATTTGGGGGTTTATTTTTGAAGCGAAAGGAGTTATTTGCTTTGAATATGGTTTTTAATATTTTTGAAATAAACTTAGGAGCAGTTATTGCTTTTGTTATTGGACTATTTTCAATAAGTTTATTTGTCAGGATACTCAAAGGAAGCAAAACTTATTATTTTTCAGCTTATTTATTTGCTCTCTCAAGTGTGGTTTATTTCTTTTTTTAA
- a CDS encoding flagellar assembly lytic transglycosylase, whose product MFKKVFFLFSKSVFIFLLLSLLSCSFERKSLNGSVVQRNLDHFDLNHLNWLWNFDYEKQNFDEYFGIDSSSYVYVAYLFRKIGYEEKFREYMLKAIETGNDIVSQFAGVRLLEYHNARREYYEAELIGRKLYKKYEDNKYVVLGYFKSLYWQKKNDEALLVLNKLDKMNFLESQLNENILFKAVLYFNIADINESLVYFRKLFEDLPAGYLHVRAHDYLILDERFGRLSKSFLNLVRFKALVANGKLESAINTLSNDFKEYYNNFVFLNDVYKVFLASGRIGKALSFFSNLNSVYKEYYLGLINLRLKTANGLHSIVGYIENSSLENKSYRLEMLNEIFSNLIFTQNARNYFSQNIARFYTNRDSSNPVFIRILDEYILEAIQLEDYDNLYALYRNGKGVLDGVVLSRLAFINARLIYHKLIKAKSESEYGELLRSSIQYNKASYSSFMSKYLLDQNIDDFFENNLDIDYEQSDYESFLEGFLRFNLHAYVGAFVADDFKNGYRFSPNFYRELYDELIRHEYYYEATLVINYLVKQDNSALNRDDYKRLYPYLYSSLVKYWSKRRMLESSLVFSLIKAESSFKRDAVSRPGAVGLMQVMPSTAVDISREIKYYDYDLKQPKDNVIIGTYYLKKRIGTIGDVYKALASYNAGIGNVRKWDQAYGHMPKELFIEAIPFGQTRNYVKKILVYSVLYDALYEGKGIDSVVEYIVGKFPKGA is encoded by the coding sequence ATGTTTAAGAAAGTATTTTTTTTATTCAGTAAATCTGTTTTTATTTTTTTGTTATTAAGTTTATTATCTTGTTCTTTTGAAAGAAAATCTTTGAATGGAAGTGTGGTACAGAGGAATTTGGATCATTTTGATTTAAATCATTTAAACTGGTTATGGAATTTTGATTATGAGAAACAAAATTTTGATGAATATTTTGGTATAGATTCAAGTTCGTATGTGTATGTTGCCTATCTTTTTAGGAAAATAGGATATGAAGAAAAATTTAGGGAATATATGCTTAAAGCAATAGAGACTGGTAATGATATTGTATCACAATTTGCTGGTGTTAGGCTTCTGGAATACCATAATGCAAGAAGAGAATATTATGAGGCTGAACTTATTGGACGGAAGCTTTACAAAAAATATGAAGACAATAAGTATGTTGTATTGGGATATTTTAAAAGTCTTTATTGGCAAAAAAAGAATGATGAGGCTCTTTTAGTTTTAAATAAACTGGATAAAATGAATTTTTTAGAATCTCAGCTGAATGAGAATATTTTATTTAAAGCTGTTCTTTATTTTAATATTGCGGATATTAATGAATCATTGGTTTATTTTAGAAAGTTATTTGAGGATTTGCCGGCAGGTTATTTACATGTAAGGGCTCATGATTATCTTATTTTGGATGAGAGATTTGGACGCCTGAGTAAGAGTTTTTTAAATCTTGTTAGGTTTAAAGCCCTAGTTGCTAATGGGAAACTAGAGAGTGCAATAAATACATTAAGTAATGATTTTAAGGAATATTATAATAATTTTGTATTTTTAAATGATGTTTATAAGGTTTTTTTGGCTTCAGGGCGCATAGGCAAGGCGTTATCTTTTTTTAGTAATTTGAATAGTGTTTATAAGGAATACTATTTGGGACTTATAAACTTAAGATTAAAAACGGCAAATGGGTTGCATAGTATAGTTGGGTATATAGAAAATAGTTCTTTAGAAAATAAATCTTATAGGCTTGAAATGCTTAATGAGATTTTTAGCAATTTGATATTTACGCAGAATGCGAGGAATTATTTTTCACAAAACATAGCTAGATTTTATACGAATAGAGATAGCAGTAATCCTGTATTTATTAGGATATTGGATGAATATATTTTAGAGGCTATTCAACTTGAGGATTATGATAATTTATATGCGCTCTATCGTAATGGTAAAGGTGTACTTGATGGTGTTGTTTTATCTAGGCTTGCCTTTATTAATGCAAGACTTATATATCATAAATTGATTAAGGCTAAATCAGAGAGTGAGTATGGCGAGCTCTTACGATCTTCGATTCAATATAACAAGGCGTCTTATTCTTCTTTTATGAGCAAATATTTATTGGATCAAAACATTGATGATTTTTTTGAAAATAATTTAGATATTGATTATGAGCAGTCTGATTATGAAAGTTTCCTAGAGGGCTTTTTGAGATTTAATCTGCATGCTTATGTTGGCGCTTTTGTTGCGGATGATTTTAAGAATGGGTATAGATTTTCACCTAATTTTTACCGTGAGCTTTATGATGAGCTTATAAGGCATGAATATTATTATGAAGCTACACTTGTTATTAATTATCTTGTAAAGCAAGATAATTCAGCTTTAAATAGAGATGATTATAAGCGTCTTTATCCTTATTTATATAGTTCTTTGGTGAAATATTGGTCAAAGAGACGAATGCTTGAGTCTAGTCTTGTTTTCTCTTTAATAAAGGCCGAGAGTAGTTTTAAAAGAGATGCTGTATCTAGGCCTGGTGCTGTTGGACTTATGCAAGTTATGCCTTCAACGGCAGTTGATATATCTAGAGAGATTAAATACTATGATTATGATTTGAAGCAACCAAAAGATAATGTGATTATAGGAACTTATTATTTAAAAAAAAGAATAGGAACAATAGGAGATGTTTATAAGGCTCTTGCATCTTATAATGCTGGTATTGGCAATGTGCGTAAGTGGGACCAAGCTTATGGACATATGCCTAAGGAACTTTTCATTGAGGCAATCCCATTTGGTCAAACTAGGAATTATGTTAAGAAAATATTAGTTTATTCTGTATTGTATGATGCTTTATATGAGGGTAAAGGCATAGATTCTGTGGTAGAGTATATTGTGGGTAAATTTCCTAAGGGAGCCTAG
- a CDS encoding tetratricopeptide repeat protein: MLPLFIIVSSFTVSFLVFLFFKLAIKTTQIREKGIHDNKSDRTKKLIEKAMNMLKTNPNEIRALQTLNNYYYDNKDSENGIKYAKKLCQLIEKNPISQDIDSLKAFLSYGFYNLERNFNREALEFLKKAYAIKKNDTDVNYYLGIAFLRNDYYKEALHYLTKIYKFDKNNHQALKYIGIVLFHMENYHKAVGIFNNIKNYIQNDVNALLIYAKCLSQLNQDRLALEIADKLKHRDGMTYESLLIECEIHAKNNNLENLEENVKELIKVKPDLPKKIFLELFYKLGELYIESENYQKATDVFIQVERVDSNYKKINEKLEFSRRLSENLSLRTYLKSSKEKFEKLASEIILKLYKNKFQIRDAKTNEVTSQFIDINFQLANNQWEENLIVRFVRTEQEILGELFLKDLISKTKENKLKGLCIAPAIFSAKAKQIIEGRLIDLVEGKKLIQILKKVNISKYH, translated from the coding sequence GTGTTACCATTATTCATAATAGTTTCCTCATTTACAGTATCTTTTTTGGTATTTTTATTTTTCAAGCTTGCAATAAAAACTACACAAATAAGAGAAAAAGGTATACATGATAACAAGTCAGATAGAACAAAAAAATTAATAGAAAAAGCTATGAATATGCTCAAAACAAATCCAAATGAAATAAGAGCTCTTCAAACTTTAAACAATTATTATTATGACAATAAAGATTCTGAGAATGGAATTAAATATGCTAAAAAATTATGTCAACTTATAGAAAAAAATCCTATAAGCCAAGATATAGACTCTCTTAAAGCTTTTTTAAGCTACGGTTTTTATAATCTTGAGAGAAATTTTAATAGAGAAGCATTAGAGTTCCTTAAAAAGGCCTATGCAATAAAAAAGAATGATACAGATGTTAACTATTATCTTGGAATAGCTTTCCTCAGAAACGACTATTACAAAGAAGCTCTCCATTATCTCACAAAAATATACAAATTTGATAAAAATAATCATCAAGCTTTAAAATACATAGGAATAGTTCTTTTTCATATGGAAAATTATCATAAAGCCGTTGGGATATTTAATAACATAAAAAATTACATACAAAATGATGTCAATGCTCTTTTAATTTATGCTAAATGCCTATCTCAACTCAATCAAGATCGCCTTGCTCTTGAAATTGCAGATAAACTAAAACACAGAGACGGAATGACATACGAATCTCTTTTAATTGAGTGTGAAATTCATGCAAAAAATAATAACCTGGAAAACTTAGAAGAAAATGTTAAAGAACTAATTAAAGTAAAACCTGATTTGCCTAAAAAAATATTCCTTGAACTCTTTTATAAACTAGGTGAGCTTTACATAGAATCTGAAAACTATCAAAAAGCAACCGATGTTTTTATTCAAGTTGAAAGAGTAGACTCAAACTATAAAAAAATCAACGAAAAACTAGAATTTAGTAGAAGGCTAAGCGAAAATCTATCACTTAGAACATATCTTAAAAGTTCAAAAGAAAAATTTGAAAAATTAGCTAGTGAAATTATCCTTAAACTTTATAAAAATAAGTTCCAAATAAGAGACGCAAAGACAAATGAAGTAACTTCTCAATTTATAGACATAAATTTTCAACTTGCAAATAATCAATGGGAAGAAAATTTAATAGTCCGATTTGTTAGGACAGAACAAGAGATTCTAGGAGAATTATTTTTAAAAGATCTTATTTCAAAAACTAAAGAAAATAAATTAAAAGGACTCTGCATAGCACCAGCCATATTTTCTGCTAAAGCTAAACAAATAATTGAAGGTAGATTAATTGACCTAGTAGAAGGGAAAAAACTAATACAAATATTAAAAAAAGTGAATATATCAAAGTATCACTAA
- a CDS encoding peptidoglycan DD-metalloendopeptidase family protein has product MIIPKKGQNLGKRNKNFLFSKTTKGDFELKDFSNIANLSRKKSNKSFRFMNFFKKPFYIIKLFFNLVKYRTINIKRYKYQYSYKHVGLKLENPFSVSLGFNFIFRLNALIFVLILVFYLDIFSYYGSYIFLNRLSFPKDYFIDTFLYYSDQDFNQINNDIFAANGDNYEGLKKPLILKVVEHKIKPGETLSHVASRYNITSETLISYNNIKDVRNIRPNLVINVPNMKGILYTVERNDSLSSIAKKYNTSKVDILDANNLDNEVLSLGQKLFIPGGRMPKETLRDALGETFLFPTQGVITSGYGYRPDPFTRVISFHNGIDIANAANTPIVAAKEGIVVTTGFNAGGYGKYIVISHNHGFQTLYAHLGSFAVKVGQRVSRGQVIGHMGSTGYSTGNHLHFTIFKNGKTENPMKYLR; this is encoded by the coding sequence ATGATTATACCAAAAAAGGGACAGAATCTAGGGAAAAGAAATAAAAATTTTTTGTTTAGTAAAACCACTAAAGGTGATTTTGAATTAAAAGATTTTAGTAATATTGCCAATCTGAGTAGAAAGAAAAGTAATAAATCTTTTCGATTTATGAATTTTTTTAAAAAACCTTTTTATATAATTAAATTATTTTTCAATTTAGTTAAGTATAGAACAATAAATATTAAGCGTTATAAATATCAATATTCTTATAAACATGTTGGACTTAAGCTGGAAAATCCTTTTAGTGTTAGTCTTGGGTTTAATTTTATTTTTAGATTGAATGCCTTAATCTTTGTTTTAATTTTAGTCTTTTATTTAGATATTTTTTCGTATTACGGTTCCTATATTTTTCTAAATAGACTTAGTTTTCCCAAGGATTATTTTATTGATACTTTTTTATACTATAGCGATCAAGATTTCAATCAGATCAATAATGACATATTTGCAGCAAATGGAGATAACTATGAAGGATTAAAAAAGCCTTTGATTTTAAAAGTTGTTGAGCACAAAATTAAACCAGGAGAAACACTTTCTCATGTTGCCTCTAGGTATAACATAACAAGTGAAACTTTAATCTCTTACAATAATATTAAAGATGTAAGGAATATTAGGCCTAATTTAGTAATTAATGTGCCTAATATGAAAGGAATTCTTTATACTGTTGAGAGGAATGATTCTTTATCATCAATTGCAAAGAAATATAACACTAGCAAAGTAGATATTCTTGATGCTAACAATCTTGATAATGAGGTACTCTCTTTAGGTCAAAAGCTCTTTATTCCGGGAGGGAGAATGCCTAAGGAGACACTTAGAGATGCTTTGGGAGAAACTTTTCTTTTTCCAACTCAAGGAGTTATTACCTCTGGTTATGGATATCGTCCGGATCCCTTTACTAGGGTTATTAGTTTTCATAATGGGATTGATATTGCAAATGCGGCTAATACACCCATTGTGGCAGCAAAGGAGGGCATTGTAGTAACAACTGGGTTTAATGCGGGAGGGTATGGAAAATATATTGTTATCTCGCATAATCATGGCTTTCAGACTCTTTATGCTCATTTAGGTTCTTTTGCGGTTAAAGTTGGTCAAAGAGTTTCAAGGGGACAAGTGATAGGACATATGGGGAGCACAGGGTATAGCACGGGAAATCATTTACATTTCACTATTTTTAAAAATGGAAAAACAGAAAATCCTATGAAGTATCTTAGATAG
- the lepB gene encoding signal peptidase I, with amino-acid sequence MEILKTIIKIYKHQIASIMLALLLLLIIIKLPLSFYLVKGSSMLPILIEKNWIISNNLAYGIKLGNRGKYMVLWNTPKKNDMVIIKDPITRKASVKKIFAIPGEPFTRVQKNIISIDNLNFNIKEKHLDMLKNTSIPKNYYLVIGENKQVSLDSREYGFININSIIGKIIYRL; translated from the coding sequence ATGGAAATTCTTAAAACTATAATAAAAATATATAAACACCAGATAGCCTCTATTATGCTAGCTCTATTATTATTGTTAATAATTATTAAATTGCCTCTATCCTTTTACCTAGTCAAAGGTTCTTCAATGTTGCCTATACTTATAGAAAAAAATTGGATAATAAGTAACAACTTAGCATATGGAATAAAACTAGGCAACAGAGGAAAATACATGGTTCTATGGAATACACCTAAAAAAAACGATATGGTAATTATTAAAGATCCCATAACAAGGAAAGCGTCAGTTAAAAAAATTTTCGCTATACCAGGAGAACCCTTCACAAGAGTACAAAAAAATATAATAAGTATTGATAATTTAAATTTCAATATAAAAGAAAAACATTTGGACATGTTAAAGAATACATCAATTCCAAAAAATTATTACCTAGTTATAGGAGAAAATAAACAAGTTTCCCTTGACTCCAGAGAGTATGGATTTATAAATATAAATAGCATAATTGGTAAAATAATATATAGACTATAA